The genomic DNA GCCGGGGGCGACCGGACCCAGAGTGTGAAGGCGCTGCGCGAATACCTGCCGCACCTGCTCGACTCCGGCTACCACATGACGCTGCCGCGCCGCCGGACTACCACCTGACGGACCTCAGGCCCTGTCGTCCCATTCCCGTCTGCCCGGCGGCCCTCCGGGCAGACGACGGGAATGGGACGACAGGACCTGGCCCGCCCGGCCGGGGAACGCTCAGCGGACCTCGACCAGGCGGGCGAAGGCTACGACGTTCCCGTCGTAGCCGTTCTGCTTGGAGAAACCGCCGCCGCAGGTGATGACGCGCAGTTCCGGAGTTCCCTTGGAGGCGTACACGCGGTCGCCGGGGAAGTCCTTCTTCTCGAAGACCTCGATGCCGTAGATCTCGAATACGGCCGTCTTTCCGTCCTTGCGCCCGACCTCGACGCGATTTCCCTTCTTGAGGGCCCCGAGTCCGTAGAACACGGCGGGGCCCATTTTGTTGTCGACATGGCCGACGACCACTGCCGTGCCCTTTTCACCGGGGGAGACCGCGCCGGTGAACCAGCCCGCCAGATTCGGGTCCTCCGGCGGCGGCGCACCGACCCAGCCGTCCGCGTCCAGACCCACCGGCATGATCGGGGCGTCGACCCGGATCGCGGGAATCCGCACCCGGTCGGCCACGGAGAACGGCAGCGGAGCGGGGGCCTTGGCGAAGGTGCCGACACCGGTCCGGGCGTCCGCGGCCGCCGCCGTGGCCGGCTGCGGGGGGCCCACGTCGAACTCCCCAGAACCATTCCGAATGAGTGCGAGACCGGTCAGCAGAACAAGCGCTATCACTCCCCATGGGGCGCGCTTCTTCTGCCGCTCCTCCTCTTCGGCAAGCTCGGACAGCTCCGACGCAGACATTCGCCATCCCCTCTCGACGCGGCCGTCGCCACGTCCGTCGCGCATACGAGAACGCTAAGTCCGGAAGCCGGAACCGGCGACGGGGGAAGCGCGAACGGGTGGCCCGGACATCCTTATGTGCGCCATACGAGTTGACGCCCGCAGGAATTTTCTGACGGTCCGTGACCTGCGGCAATATCCGATTGTGCGCTTTTCTCTCGGCGTGTCCTCTCACCAGGACGGACCATTCTCGAAATGCGGGCGCGTGCAAGGCATCTGAGGGTGCGTCTGGGAGGCGTTTTCTCGCCGATCGACCGGGGACGGGTCCCGGGGCGCCTTCCGCGGAGGATGACATGCGTACTACTCGTGCCCTGGCTGCCGCCGGTGCCGCGGTGGCCGTCCTGGGGCTCGCCGCCCCGGCGGCCGTCGCGGACGGCATGGGCGCCAGCCCCAGCAACATCGTCGCCCTGCCCAGCGTGATCGCCCGCGGCGGCCAGCTCACCGTCACGGTCGACGGCTGCTTCAGCGGCGGCAACGCCATGGCCACCTCACCGGGGTTCGAACGCCCCGCGAACCTCTCCCTCGTGGGCGGTTCCGGTACGACGTCCAGCGGAACGGCCCGGATCAGCAGATCGGCGAGCCCCGGCTCGTACAGCATCACGGTCCGCTGCTCCAACGGGTCCTCGCTGACCCGTGACTCCGCCTACACCGTCATCGGCGGTGTCCGCGGCGGTCTCGGCGGCAGCAGCAGCGCCGGGGCGACCCCGACCGACATGGCGATCGGCGGCGGCCTGGTCGCCGCGGCCGTCGTGGGCGGCGGGGTGTTCTGGATGCGCCGCCGCACCGAGCGCGGCATCTGACCTCCTCCCCTTCGGAGGTCGTGACGCACCCAACAGGCCTTCGCCCCGGACCCTTTCGGGTTCCGGGGCGAAGGCCTGTTGGGTGGTGGAGCGGTCAGCCGCCGTCCTCTCCGGTACGGCGACGCGAGAAGTGGTACGCCGCCCCCACCGAACCGGCGATCAGGGCCGCGCCGATACCGAGTTCCCTGAGGTCGAAGCCGGCGATGCTGCCGCCCTCACCGGCGTGGACCCCTCGCGGAATCTGCTGGGCCGGCTGGAGCGGCTGGATGTTGTTGTTCGTGCGGCCGGAGGCGATGGTCAGACCCGTGGAGCCGCTCTCGCCGCCGCACGTGAACGTCACCTGGTACACCGCACCCGGCCTGGCGTCCCAGTCGACCATCGCCGTCGCCGAGGACTGCCCCGGCGAGATCCTGACCGTGTCGAAGACCCCGGAGGAGACCGTGGCGGAGCCCCTGCACCCGCCGTTGTCCCGGTCGAGCTGGAGGGTCACCTGGCCGCCCGCCGCGATCGTCGAGGGCAGGACACTGAAGCCGAACGGCGTGATGTTGTGGTTGCCGTCGCCCTTCGCGACGGCGAGCGGCGCGGACAGGGCGAGGGCGCTGATGCCCAGCAGTGCGGCCGAGGCGACGCGTATCGCGCGCATGGTGATTCCTCCGGGTCCCCGAGGAGCAGCAGCGGACCTTTTCCGCTTGCGCGGTAAATGCACCTCGATGACCGAAACGCTAGGAACATGTGTGCGCTCCCGCGATCGCAGTCGCGCGAATGGGGCAATCGTGTGGGCCGCACAGGGGACACCGTTCCTGCGACCGGGGGACGTCCGCGGTGTGGCGTACGCCCCCCGTGACCTGCCTCGGTGGCCGGCTCCGGTGAGAGGCCGTCAGTCCTTGATGTGCGGGAAGAGGTTCAGGAACGGCTGCGCCGACGCCGTGATGCCACGGCTGTAGGGCGCGTCGAAGTCCCAGATGAGGAACAGCAGGAAGGCGATCAGCGCCGAGAACAGCCCGGCGAGGACCAGCTCCCGCGGCGTACGCCGGATCTGCAGCGCGAAGACCATGCCGATGGTGATCACACCCCCGGCCAGCAGCCCGAACCACACCACCGCGGGCATCGTCGCCCCGGTGGAGTCCGCGCGGGCGCTGCGGGCCAGGTCGGCCGCGGCGACCTGCTCGACGAGCGGCTGGTAGGCCTGTGCCTGGAAGTCCGTCTTCGGCTGGTAGTCGGTGACGTCCTGACGGATGCGCAGGAGGAGATCGGTACCGCGCTGGGTGAGCTTCTGGTGGTCGGCCATCGTCTTCCACTCGGTGTTGACGACCTGTGAGACATAGGCGTCGACATCCGCCCGGATGCGGTCACGCTCGTCCGGCGGGTAGGCCCGCACCCGCTCCGAGATCTCGTGCAGCGCCTGCGCCTCCGCCTGCACATGGTCCTGGGCGGCGCTGCGGGCCTCCCAGACACCGGCGATCGCCAGACCCAGGACGATGGCGTACACCACGCCGATCCACATCGTCATGTACTCGATGACGTCCGGGGTCTCGCTGGGGTCCTCGTCCTCGGACGCCGCGCGTTCGCGCAAAAAGGTGACGATGACGACGACGACACAGGCCGCCGCCATCGCGAGGGCGAGAACAAGCCATTCCGACAAGGGGTTCCTCCGGGGATCAGCGCGGACGCAGCGCGGCGATGGCGACCACCGCGGGCAGGGTGATGAGCAGGACGTAGACGACCGGCGGCGTCCGGCCGGTGGCGGGCCGCGGGTGCGGCTCGGCGTGGTGCTTCGGATAACTGACCGGGGTCGCCACGGGATGCGGGGTGGGCGTGGGCGACGGCGACGGTTTCGGCGGCGGGGTCGGCGTGGGCGTCGGGGCCCGCCGGGGCAGCGGAGCCGCGGGCGCCGGTCGGGGCGTCGCGGCGGGCGGTGGCGGCACGGGCTTCGGCGTGGGCCGCGGCGTCGGGGTCGGCGTCGGCCTGGGTGTAGGAGTCGGGGTGGGCCTCGGCTTCGGAGGAGGAGGTGGCGTGGGCTTCGGCGGCGGCGGAGTGGGCGTAGGGGAAGGGCAGGGCGGCGGGGTCGGCTTCGGGGTCGGCTTCTGACAGGCCGGGGGAATCGGCCAGGAGTCGCCACCGGCGACTGCCACCGCCTCCGTGCCGTCCGGCCCCGTCGAGGCGTACGCACACGCGTCGGCCGCCGCCAGGCCCGCCGGTGCGCCCGCCAGCAGCCAGGTGAGCGTCACCAGGGTCAACACCCTTGCGACGAGGGCGGTTCGAGTCGGTTCGGGTCCATGCACGACGGAGATCATGAGGCCTCGAGGGCCGGGGCACGCCGAGGCACGGAAGGATTGCCCCGAAGGAGTGGAAGGCGAGGTGCGACGGTTTGACGAACCGTCTCCCGGAGGTGGCCGGATGCGTACGCGCATACGAGAGCGCTGCCGTGTCACAGGTGTCGGAAAGAAATTTGTGCGGTCGTTGAACACTTCCGTGGTCCCCACCCGTACCTAGGACCGTGCGGCGGCACAGACGGGCGCTGCAACATCCAGGTGATTATGGGGAGTTGACGATGAAGACCTCCTGGCGGAGCGCCTCACTCGCGGCGACGGCCGTGTCCGTCATGGCGTTGACGGCGGCGTGCGGTTCGGAAAATGTGACCACGCCTTCCTCTGCGGCACAGAACGTCGGTGCCACGGCGGCGGCCGGAGGTTACGGAAGCGTCGGTGCGGCCACGACGAGCCCCAGCACCGGTGCCGGCAACGGCTACGGCGCCGACGGCCAGCAGGCCGCGGCCGCCGAGCCCGCGGGCGAGCTGACCGTTGCCAACAACCCCGACCTCGGCAAGGTGTTGAGCGACGGTGCGGGTCTGACCCTCTACCGTTTCGACGCCGACACGGCCAATCCGCCCAAGTCGAACTGCGACGGCGACTGCGCCACCGCGTGGCCGCCGGTTCCCGCCGACGACGCCACGGCCGGTGCCGGTATCGACAAGGCCCTCCTCGGCGAGGTGACCCGTACCGACGGCACCAAGCAACTGACCATCGGCGGCTGGCCCGCCTACCGTTACGCCAAGGACGTCAACGCCGGTGACGTCAACGGCCAGGGCGTGGGCGGCAAGTGGTACGCGCTGGCCCCCGACGGCAAGAAGGCGACCCTCGCCAGCCTGCCCGGTCTGTCCGTCAAGAAGGACGCCAAGCTCGGCGACATCGTCGTCGACAAGAACGGCCACACGGTCTACCGCTTCCTCAAGGACAAGGCATGGCCCGACTCCGTCTCGAACTGCACCGGAGCCTGCCTGGAGAAGTGGCCGGCCGTCGGCATCGTCTCGGCGAGCGACACCAAGGGTGTGAAGAAGGACGGCCTGATGGGCTTCACCCGCCCCGACGGCGTCAAGCAGATGACCGTCAACTGCTGGCCGATCTACACCTTCTCCGGTGACACGGCCGCCGGACAGACCAACGGTCAGGGCGTGGGCGGCACTTGGTACGCCGTCTCCCCTGAAGGGAAGCCGGTCGGCGCGCCCGCGGAGTAGCGAGAACCTCCCCAGGGTTGATCGCCCCCCGCCCACTCGGCACCGAGACGCGGAAGGGAGGGACGTGGGCAAGCGACCACCATGCCGAACAACAGCAGCGCGCGCGACCCCAGGTCCGCCCCCTCCGCACCGCACGGAGGGGGCGGGCCCCTTTGGCGTTTCCCGCCCGCCAATTCCGGCATTCGCCGCGCTTCTCCGCGTGTCCCCGCACATCAATTCGGCACGTGCCATGGGCAATCAGCGGGAACGGATGGTCAATTTCCGTTTCCGCTCGACCCTTTGGCGGGCGATCAGTAGCCTCAGCTCGAACACCGGATCGCCTACGCCTTGGAGAGATACATGGAGCGTCCCGCCTGGGCACCACGAAGCATCGACATCTCGGTGCCGAGCGTTTCGCGTATCTACGACTACTACCTGGGCGGTTCGCACAACTTCGAGGTCGACCGGGAAGCGGCCCGCAAGGCCATGGAGTTCCTCCCGGGACTTCCCAAGATCATGCAGGCGAACCGGGCGTTCATGCGCCGCGCCGTGCGTTTCGCGGCCGCCGAGGGCATCACCCAGTTCCTCGACATCGGCTCCGGGATCCCCACCTTCGGGAACGTCCACGAGGTGGCCCAGGAGGCCAGCCCCGGCGCCCATGTCATGTACGTCGACCACGACCCGGTGGCGGTCGCGCACAGCCAGGCCGTGCTGGCGGGCAACGAGACCGCGGACGTCGTCGCGGCCGACCTCCGCAAGCCCCAGGAGATCCTGGCGAGCCCTGAGGTCCAGCGGCTGATCGACGTGAATCGGCCAGTGGCCTTACTTCTCGTTGCCATACTGCACTTCGTGGAAGACACGGACGACCCGTACGGAGCGGTGGCAGAGCTGCGCGAGGCACTCGCGCCCGGCAGTCTGCTCATCCTCACCCATGCCTCGTACGAGGGAATCCCGTTGCCACCGGAGCGGGCGGAGGGCGCGGTGGACGTGTACAGGGACATTCGCAATCCGCTGATCATGCGCTCGCGCGAGGAGATCGCGCGGTTCTTCGAGGGGTACGACATGGTGGAACCCGGACTGGTGCCGATGCCGGAGTGGCGGCCGGACACGGTGCTGGAGGACGAGGATCCGTACTCCTTCTCCGGATTCGCCGGCGTAGGACGCACGGCGTGATCGCCGAGCCGGACGGGCCGGAGGGCAGACTGCGCAGGTTCGCGACGATCTGGAGCCGCGCGGTGTTCCCGGCGACCTCGACCTCGCTGACCCGGCCCGAGTTCGAGGAGCTGCTCCTGCCGCTGGCGCGGCGGTTGAGCGAGGCGCTGCGCGCCCGGACCTTCGAGGCCGAGGAGGGTAAGGCCGTCGGGGCCGCCCTCGTCAGCGCGCACTGCACCGACCCCGACGCCCTCACCCACACCCTGGAGTGCGTCGACGCCTACCTGGTCCTCTACTGCGGCGGCGACGGCTCCCAGGAGGACCTGCGGATCCGCTCGGCCCGCCTCCAGCACGCCATGGCGGCCGGCTTCGCCCAGGAACTGCGCGAGCGCACGCTGGCCGAGCAGGAGGCCATCTCGGTGGCCGCCCTCCAGGCCCAGGGCGTCGTCGCCCAGGCCCTGCACGCGACCGAGGCCCGCTTCCGCGCGGTCTTCGAGGGCGCGGCCATAGGAATCGGCATGGCCGACCTCGACGGCAACATCCTCCAGGTCAACGGCGCGCTGCTGCGCATGTTCGGCATCACCGAGCAGACCATGGGCGGCCGCAACGTCCGCGAGTGGACCCACCCGGACGACGCGCCCCAGACCTGGACCCTCTACGACGAACTCGTCCGCGGCGAGCGCGAGCACTACCACGTCGAGAAGGCGTTCTACCGGCCTGACGGAACGGTCCTGTGGACCAACCTCACGGTCTCCCTCCTGCGCGACGCCGACGGCAACCCGCAGTACCAGCTCGCCCTCATGGAGGACACCACCGAGCGCCGGCTGCTCAATCTGCGGCTGCGCTACGAGGCGACCCACGACGCCCTCACCGGTCTCCCGAACCGCACCCTGTTCTTCGAACGCCTGGAGAAGGCGCTCGGCGCGGGCGACAACCAGCGGTTCGGCCTGTGCTACCTCGACCTCGACGGCTTCAAGACCATCAACGACAGCCTCGGCCACGCGGCCGGCGACCGGCTGCTCGTCGAGGTCGCCGACCGGCTGCAGTCCTGCGCGACCGCGCCCGGCGAGATGGTCGCCCGCCTCGGCGGCGACGAGTTCGTGGCGCTGACCACAGGACCCGACACCGAGCGCGAGGTCGACGAACTCGCCGGCCGCATCATGAACGCCCTGATCACCCCGGTCAGCATCGACGGCCGTGACCTCACCGTGCGCGGCTCCATCGGCATCGTCGAGGGCCCGGCGGGCGAGCGCGGTCCGGCGGAGGTGCTGCGCAGCGCGGACATCACGATGTACCGGGCCAAGTCGGCGGGCGGCAACCGCTTCGAACTCGCCGACCCGGAGGCCGACGCCCGCGCCATCACCCGCCACGGCCTGACGACGGCGCTCCCGGCCGCCCTGGACCGCAACGAGTTCTTCATCGAGTACCAGCCGCTGGTCCACCTCGGCGACGGCAGCGTGCGCGGCGCCGAGGCCCTGGTCCGCTGGCTGCACCCGCAGCACGGCGTGCTCGGCCCCGACCGCTTCATCCCGCTCGCCGAACACACCGGCCTGATCGTCCCGTTGGGCCGCTGGGTCCTGGAACAGTCCGTACGACAGGCCCGCGCGTGGCGCGAGTCGTACGGCGACGGCGTGCCCCTGCGCATCAACGTCAACCTCTCGCCCTGCCAGCTCACCCACCCCGGCCTGGTCCAGGAGACCGTGGACATCCTGGAGCGCACCGGCGTCGCACCCGACGCGCTCTGCCTGGAGGTCACCGAGTCGGCGCTGATCGGAGCCGACGACGACCTGCTGAAGCCGCTCCGCCAACTCGCCGAGATGGGCGTCGACATCGCCCTGGACGACTTCGGCACCGGCTACTCCAACCTCGCCAACCTCCGCCGGCTGCCGGTGAGCATCCTCAAGCTGGACCGCTCCTTCACCCAGAGCATGCAGCAGTTCCCGGCCGACCCCGTCGACCTCAAGATCGTCGAGGGCATCGTCTCCCTCGCCCACAGCCTGAACCTCGCGGTGACGGTCGAGGGCGTCGAAACGGGGGCGCAGGCCGAGCAGTTGCGGATACTCGGCTGCGACACGGCCCAGGGCTGGTACTACGCCCGCCCGGGCCCGCCGGACCGCCTGCACGAGCTGGCACTGGTCGACGCGACGGGCTGAGCGACCGCTGCCTCAGGGCAGCGGGATCGACCGCAGGCTGCGATGGGTGCCCGCCTGCACGACGACATGGCCCGGGTCGCCGCCCGGCACGGCGAGCCGGGGGTATTCCCCGCCCCTCGCCTGTGAGTACCGCGGGGACAGATGCGGCGCGGCGTCGCCGGTCCCCTTCGGACCGGCGCGCAGGTCGATCGAGATCACCCGGTCCCTGACGGCGGCGTCGTTGCGCGGGGTGAAGGTGAGGAACCGGTCACCCGCCAACTCCCCCTCCTCCGTGGTGTCGTCGTAGCTCCACAGCCTCTTGGGGTGGACGAGGTCGTACGCGTTCCAGGAACCGGCGCTGGAGTCCTCCGCGTTGGCCTCGTACAGCACGAGCACACCGTCGGACGAGATCACCCCGCGCTCGGGCTTGTCTCCCGTGTCCTCGGCCGTTTTCATCGGCCGGAGCGTGTCCGGGTCCAGCCGCTGGAGCGGCGGAAAGACGTCCCCGGCGGAGTACGGGCTGCCGGTGCACACCAGGTAGTGGGCGCCGGAGATCAGGTTGGGGCACTCGACGCCCTTGGCGCTGGTCGCCACGGCCTCGCCGGTACGGGCTTCGCGCGCGGTGACCTTCGTGCCGTCGGTGGTGTAGACACGGCCCCCGAAAGCGGCCATGTTTCCGTACAGATCCGCCGCGACGCTGCGGTGCCACAGCGCCTTGCCGTCGGACATCCGGAAGGCGGCGAGGGTGATGATCTTCGCGCCCGCTGTCGGGGTCTCGAGAACGAAGACGGTCCCGTCCGCCACCCTGAGAACCACCGGGAAGGCCGAGCCGTCGGTCAGCCGACGCGTCCAAGCGGCCTTGCCCGTGCGCAGATTCGCCGCGCTCAGCGTCTCGCCGGAGGTGGTCACGGCCCGTTCGGTGGCCGAGTCGACGACAAGCTCGGCGTCCTTGCCGCGGCCGGCCGGCGGGACGGACCAGGTGACCTGGCCGGTGCTGCGGGACCGCCCGACGAAACCGCCGGAACCGGTGCGGCACACGACCTGGTGGGCCGTCGCCTCGCAGCGGCCGTCCTCCGCCGGGTAGGAAGCGGTCCACGTATGCCAACCCGAATCGGCGACAGGGGTCGGCGAGGCACTGGGCGGCGCGGATGCCGAAACCGTCGTACGACTCGACTCGCCGGAAGGCGTGCCCCCTGAGCCCGAGCAGCCCACGAGCACCAGGCCGAGCAGCGTCGCGCCCACCAACCGTATCCGGTGCAATCCGGTCACCCCCGTGAGAGAAGCCCCCATGCTAGTGCTGTGACCGCATACGTTCACCGGGTTGGTGGTCCCTCACGTCAGGAACTGAGCCTCTAGATCAACACGAGCCGCCAGGTGTTCATGGCCCCTCCTACAGGCCGAACAAGCGACTCAGGGCGGCAGTCACCAAAGCGTGAGTTGGCCGGGTGCTGCCGGGGGCCGTCGGCTCACTGATTCGCGGTGCTCAACTGACCGG from Streptomyces sp. NBC_01478 includes the following:
- a CDS encoding class F sortase: MSASELSELAEEEERQKKRAPWGVIALVLLTGLALIRNGSGEFDVGPPQPATAAAADARTGVGTFAKAPAPLPFSVADRVRIPAIRVDAPIMPVGLDADGWVGAPPPEDPNLAGWFTGAVSPGEKGTAVVVGHVDNKMGPAVFYGLGALKKGNRVEVGRKDGKTAVFEIYGIEVFEKKDFPGDRVYASKGTPELRVITCGGGFSKQNGYDGNVVAFARLVEVR
- a CDS encoding SCO0930 family lipoprotein, yielding MKTSWRSASLAATAVSVMALTAACGSENVTTPSSAAQNVGATAAAGGYGSVGAATTSPSTGAGNGYGADGQQAAAAEPAGELTVANNPDLGKVLSDGAGLTLYRFDADTANPPKSNCDGDCATAWPPVPADDATAGAGIDKALLGEVTRTDGTKQLTIGGWPAYRYAKDVNAGDVNGQGVGGKWYALAPDGKKATLASLPGLSVKKDAKLGDIVVDKNGHTVYRFLKDKAWPDSVSNCTGACLEKWPAVGIVSASDTKGVKKDGLMGFTRPDGVKQMTVNCWPIYTFSGDTAAGQTNGQGVGGTWYAVSPEGKPVGAPAE
- a CDS encoding outer membrane protein assembly factor BamB family protein, which gives rise to MTGLHRIRLVGATLLGLVLVGCSGSGGTPSGESSRTTVSASAPPSASPTPVADSGWHTWTASYPAEDGRCEATAHQVVCRTGSGGFVGRSRSTGQVTWSVPPAGRGKDAELVVDSATERAVTTSGETLSAANLRTGKAAWTRRLTDGSAFPVVLRVADGTVFVLETPTAGAKIITLAAFRMSDGKALWHRSVAADLYGNMAAFGGRVYTTDGTKVTAREARTGEAVATSAKGVECPNLISGAHYLVCTGSPYSAGDVFPPLQRLDPDTLRPMKTAEDTGDKPERGVISSDGVLVLYEANAEDSSAGSWNAYDLVHPKRLWSYDDTTEEGELAGDRFLTFTPRNDAAVRDRVISIDLRAGPKGTGDAAPHLSPRYSQARGGEYPRLAVPGGDPGHVVVQAGTHRSLRSIPLP
- a CDS encoding putative bifunctional diguanylate cyclase/phosphodiesterase, yielding MIAEPDGPEGRLRRFATIWSRAVFPATSTSLTRPEFEELLLPLARRLSEALRARTFEAEEGKAVGAALVSAHCTDPDALTHTLECVDAYLVLYCGGDGSQEDLRIRSARLQHAMAAGFAQELRERTLAEQEAISVAALQAQGVVAQALHATEARFRAVFEGAAIGIGMADLDGNILQVNGALLRMFGITEQTMGGRNVREWTHPDDAPQTWTLYDELVRGEREHYHVEKAFYRPDGTVLWTNLTVSLLRDADGNPQYQLALMEDTTERRLLNLRLRYEATHDALTGLPNRTLFFERLEKALGAGDNQRFGLCYLDLDGFKTINDSLGHAAGDRLLVEVADRLQSCATAPGEMVARLGGDEFVALTTGPDTEREVDELAGRIMNALITPVSIDGRDLTVRGSIGIVEGPAGERGPAEVLRSADITMYRAKSAGGNRFELADPEADARAITRHGLTTALPAALDRNEFFIEYQPLVHLGDGSVRGAEALVRWLHPQHGVLGPDRFIPLAEHTGLIVPLGRWVLEQSVRQARAWRESYGDGVPLRINVNLSPCQLTHPGLVQETVDILERTGVAPDALCLEVTESALIGADDDLLKPLRQLAEMGVDIALDDFGTGYSNLANLRRLPVSILKLDRSFTQSMQQFPADPVDLKIVEGIVSLAHSLNLAVTVEGVETGAQAEQLRILGCDTAQGWYYARPGPPDRLHELALVDATG
- a CDS encoding bestrophin-like domain produces the protein MSEWLVLALAMAAACVVVVIVTFLRERAASEDEDPSETPDVIEYMTMWIGVVYAIVLGLAIAGVWEARSAAQDHVQAEAQALHEISERVRAYPPDERDRIRADVDAYVSQVVNTEWKTMADHQKLTQRGTDLLLRIRQDVTDYQPKTDFQAQAYQPLVEQVAAADLARSARADSTGATMPAVVWFGLLAGGVITIGMVFALQIRRTPRELVLAGLFSALIAFLLFLIWDFDAPYSRGITASAQPFLNLFPHIKD
- a CDS encoding SAM-dependent methyltransferase, which codes for MERPAWAPRSIDISVPSVSRIYDYYLGGSHNFEVDREAARKAMEFLPGLPKIMQANRAFMRRAVRFAAAEGITQFLDIGSGIPTFGNVHEVAQEASPGAHVMYVDHDPVAVAHSQAVLAGNETADVVAADLRKPQEILASPEVQRLIDVNRPVALLLVAILHFVEDTDDPYGAVAELREALAPGSLLILTHASYEGIPLPPERAEGAVDVYRDIRNPLIMRSREEIARFFEGYDMVEPGLVPMPEWRPDTVLEDEDPYSFSGFAGVGRTA